The following proteins are co-located in the Halarcobacter sp. genome:
- the ovoA gene encoding 5-histidylcysteine sulfoxide synthase produces the protein MNYIKETINLSDGTVEEKREEIKRYFLQTYELDEKLFDLLEKKDFLYEQPNRLRHPLIFYYGHTATFFINKLNVANIINKRINKSYESIFAIGVDEMSWDDLNDENYTWPSFQQTKAYRDEVKELILNLIDTLEFTMPINWESPMWIILMGIEHENIHIETSSVLLRELDIKYLKQDELFEYTNEYSDTYPQNELVDVKGADVVLEKDYKEPVYYGWDNEFSFHKATIKDFKASKYLVSNGEFLEFVKEGGYSKLHYFTKDGLKWLDFSKAKYPTFWIKKDEKYFLREINRIVPLPLNYPVDINVYEAEAFCKYKSEKLGYEVRLPSEDEYYRLNDYVNAQACEANIGLKYFNQTPVDKYKMGDFYDVVGNVWQWSITPTYPFDGFKTHPAYDDFTTPTFDDRHALMKGGSFISLGNEILRSARYAFRKHFFQHAGFRYVKSDNEYRTKLNNNVYETDEQISQYCEFHYGDEYYGVKNFPKNSVDVLKPYLEGIDTKKALDLGCSVGRSTFELAKTFDEVLGIDFSANFINVGVKLKKYDSLTYKLATEGELYDEKNVSLEQLNLEEIKEKVEFMQGDACNLKDIYTDYDLIFCSNLIDRLYYPQKFLDDIPNRVNENGLLVLLSPYTWLEDYTPKQNWLGGFIRDNKEVKTLDTLKENLEDRFEFVDTIDVPFVIKETNRKFQHSISQMSIWKRKATK, from the coding sequence ATGAATTATATTAAAGAGACTATAAACTTAAGTGATGGAACAGTTGAAGAGAAACGAGAAGAGATAAAAAGGTACTTTCTACAAACTTATGAATTAGATGAAAAACTATTTGATTTGTTAGAAAAAAAAGATTTTTTGTATGAACAACCAAATAGACTAAGACACCCTTTGATTTTTTATTATGGACATACTGCTACTTTTTTTATCAACAAATTAAATGTTGCAAACATTATAAATAAAAGAATAAATAAGAGCTATGAATCAATATTTGCAATTGGTGTTGATGAGATGAGCTGGGATGATTTAAATGATGAAAATTATACTTGGCCTAGTTTCCAACAAACAAAAGCATATAGAGATGAAGTAAAAGAGTTGATTTTAAATTTAATTGATACTTTAGAGTTTACAATGCCAATTAATTGGGAGAGTCCTATGTGGATTATTCTTATGGGGATTGAACATGAAAATATTCATATTGAAACTTCATCTGTATTGTTAAGGGAATTAGATATAAAGTATTTAAAACAAGATGAACTTTTTGAATATACTAATGAATATAGTGATACTTATCCACAAAATGAGTTAGTTGATGTAAAAGGTGCAGATGTAGTATTAGAAAAAGATTACAAAGAGCCAGTATATTATGGTTGGGACAATGAGTTCTCTTTTCATAAAGCTACAATAAAAGATTTTAAGGCAAGTAAATATTTAGTTTCAAATGGAGAATTCTTAGAGTTTGTAAAAGAGGGTGGTTATTCAAAACTACACTATTTTACAAAAGATGGATTAAAGTGGTTAGATTTTAGTAAAGCTAAATATCCTACCTTTTGGATTAAAAAGGATGAAAAGTATTTCTTAAGAGAGATTAATAGAATAGTACCCCTTCCTCTAAACTATCCAGTTGATATAAATGTATATGAAGCAGAAGCTTTTTGTAAATATAAAAGTGAAAAATTAGGTTATGAAGTAAGATTACCAAGTGAAGATGAATATTATAGATTAAATGACTATGTAAATGCCCAAGCGTGTGAAGCAAATATTGGGTTAAAATATTTTAATCAAACACCAGTTGATAAATACAAAATGGGTGATTTTTATGATGTAGTTGGAAATGTATGGCAATGGAGTATAACTCCTACATACCCTTTTGATGGTTTTAAAACCCATCCAGCCTATGATGATTTTACAACACCAACTTTTGATGATAGACATGCTCTTATGAAAGGGGGTTCTTTTATAAGCTTAGGAAATGAGATTTTAAGAAGTGCAAGATATGCCTTTAGAAAACATTTTTTCCAACATGCAGGGTTTAGATATGTAAAAAGTGACAATGAATATAGAACTAAACTAAACAACAATGTTTATGAAACAGATGAACAAATATCACAATATTGTGAATTTCATTATGGTGATGAGTATTATGGAGTTAAAAATTTTCCAAAAAATTCTGTTGATGTATTAAAACCATATTTAGAAGGTATTGATACTAAAAAAGCTCTTGATTTAGGTTGTTCAGTAGGTAGAAGTACTTTTGAGTTGGCTAAAACATTTGATGAGGTTTTAGGTATAGATTTTAGTGCTAATTTTATTAATGTAGGTGTAAAACTTAAAAAGTATGATTCATTAACTTATAAATTAGCAACAGAAGGTGAACTATATGATGAAAAAAATGTATCTTTAGAACAATTAAATTTAGAAGAGATTAAAGAAAAAGTTGAATTTATGCAAGGTGATGCTTGTAATCTAAAAGATATATATACTGACTATGATTTGATTTTTTGTTCAAACTTAATTGATAGATTATATTATCCTCAAAAATTCTTAGATGATATACCAAATAGAGTAAATGAAAATGGATTATTAGTTTTACTTAGTCCTTATACTTGGCTTGAAGATTATACCCCAAAACAAAACTGGCTAGGTGGTTTTATTAGGGATAATAAAGAGGTGAAAACCCTAGATACTTTAAAAGAAAATTTAGAAGATAGATTTGAATTTGTTGATACAATCGATGTTCCTTTTGTAATAAAAGAAACAAATAGAAAATTTCAACACTCTATTTCACAAATGAGTATCTGGAAAAGAAAAGCAACTAAATAA
- a CDS encoding ADP-ribosylglycohydrolase family protein, translating to MDMKDRAQGAIVGAFIGDALALGPHWYYDLDEQYKDYGEWITTYKNPKKGRYHEHEKAGNQSQAGYILKLMIKSILDNNGYKQEDFCKKLDEDLFKKLDGTPTNGPGGYTSQSIREVYRQRVEQKLSWEEVGSRADTTEAIERTLALAVKYALTPQKLAKSISFNTFLTQVDDVVGSMSVAYGAVLAQLIQGEKLDKDISNKLMKLVKNGDLPFHAVTSDNLQPPKPGSKDPSNVGLFASPDALLSPSYMAQAANDNDIKIEPAWKVSLVYGMPCAIYHILPASYYLAARFKDDFESGILNALNGGGQNQARSILTGALIGAQVGLKNIPKRFIDGLNEKDEILELTKKLSDIIE from the coding sequence ATGGATATGAAAGATAGAGCACAAGGGGCAATTGTAGGAGCTTTTATTGGTGATGCACTTGCTTTAGGACCTCATTGGTATTATGATTTAGATGAACAATATAAAGATTATGGTGAATGGATTACAACTTATAAAAATCCTAAAAAGGGTAGATATCATGAGCATGAAAAGGCTGGAAATCAATCCCAAGCTGGATATATTTTAAAACTTATGATTAAATCTATTCTTGATAACAATGGGTATAAACAAGAAGATTTTTGTAAAAAACTTGATGAGGACCTATTTAAAAAACTTGATGGAACTCCAACAAATGGTCCAGGCGGTTATACTTCACAATCAATAAGGGAAGTGTATAGACAAAGGGTAGAACAAAAACTTTCATGGGAGGAAGTTGGAAGTAGGGCTGATACTACAGAAGCTATAGAAAGAACTTTAGCTTTAGCTGTAAAATATGCATTAACTCCACAAAAATTGGCAAAAAGTATATCTTTCAATACATTTTTAACGCAAGTGGATGATGTTGTAGGGTCAATGAGTGTTGCTTATGGAGCTGTATTAGCCCAATTGATACAAGGGGAAAAGTTAGATAAAGATATTTCAAATAAGTTAATGAAACTTGTAAAAAATGGAGACTTACCTTTTCATGCAGTTACATCTGATAATTTACAGCCTCCAAAACCTGGTTCAAAAGATCCTTCAAATGTAGGTTTATTTGCATCACCAGATGCTTTGTTATCTCCCTCATATATGGCACAAGCTGCAAATGACAATGATATAAAAATTGAACCAGCATGGAAAGTATCTTTAGTTTATGGTATGCCTTGTGCTATTTATCATATTCTTCCTGCAAGTTATTATTTAGCAGCAAGATTTAAAGATGATTTTGAAAGTGGTATATTAAATGCTTTAAATGGTGGAGGACAAAATCAGGCAAGATCTATTCTAACAGGAGCATTAATTGGAGCTCAAGTTGGTTTAAAAAATATTCCTAAAAGGTTTATTGATGGATTAAATGAAAAAGATGAAATTTTAGAATTAACTAAAAAACTTTCAGATATTATTGAATAG
- a CDS encoding SDR family oxidoreductase has translation MRVLLTGSSGYIGRRLKQKLLEDKNIKLRLFVRNKNTLSTELSSDIEVIEGNTFDKESLKKALKDVDIAYYLIHSLSSEDYKNLDKISAQNFIDIAQECNVKKVIYLGGLGVKNEDTSEHLLSRIETGEILSSSKKVQTIWLRAGVIIGSGSTSFEIIRNLIEKLPIMTTPKWVNTKAQPIAVEDVIKYLTASLYLEEKENLIVDIGSEQLQYKEMMLQTAKALGLKRILIPLPFLSINLSSYWLNLFTPVPFNVAKALIEGLKSEVIIQNENAKKYFPNIQAIDFMSSVKKAIKEIETNQVISRWSDHSGQIWDKNHTEQLADAVFVDRRIKDISHLSKKKVYETFISIGGNNGWFAFDYLWKLRGFIDKALGGVGLRRGRRDPFKLRIGESLDFWRVVDVQKDERLLLYAQMKLPGVAWLEFKIEDNKLIQSAYFYPKGVFGRLYWYCLVPLHYFVFNDMIGGIIKRASNE, from the coding sequence ATGAGAGTATTACTTACGGGTTCTTCAGGATACATAGGAAGAAGACTCAAACAAAAACTTTTGGAAGATAAAAATATCAAATTAAGATTGTTTGTTAGAAATAAAAATACTTTATCAACAGAACTATCTTCTGATATTGAAGTTATTGAAGGTAATACTTTTGATAAAGAGAGTTTGAAAAAAGCTTTAAAAGATGTGGATATCGCTTATTATCTAATACATTCTTTAAGTAGTGAAGATTATAAAAACCTAGATAAAATTTCAGCTCAAAACTTTATAGATATAGCCCAAGAGTGCAATGTAAAAAAAGTTATATATTTAGGTGGTCTTGGGGTGAAAAATGAGGATACAAGTGAGCACCTTTTAAGTAGAATAGAAACAGGTGAGATCCTTAGTTCATCTAAAAAGGTACAAACAATCTGGTTAAGGGCAGGAGTAATAATAGGCTCAGGAAGTACAAGTTTTGAGATTATTAGAAATCTAATAGAAAAACTTCCAATAATGACAACTCCTAAATGGGTTAATACAAAAGCCCAACCAATTGCAGTTGAAGATGTAATAAAATATTTAACAGCTTCACTTTATTTAGAAGAAAAAGAAAATCTTATTGTAGATATAGGATCAGAGCAATTACAATACAAAGAGATGATGCTTCAAACAGCTAAAGCTTTAGGTCTAAAAAGGATACTAATTCCCCTTCCTTTTTTATCAATAAATCTATCCTCATATTGGTTAAATCTATTTACTCCCGTTCCTTTTAATGTAGCAAAAGCATTGATAGAGGGACTAAAATCTGAGGTAATAATACAAAATGAAAATGCAAAAAAATATTTTCCAAATATTCAAGCAATAGATTTTATGTCAAGTGTAAAAAAAGCCATTAAAGAGATAGAAACAAACCAAGTTATTAGTAGATGGAGTGACCATTCAGGACAAATTTGGGACAAAAATCATACAGAACAATTAGCTGATGCAGTATTTGTTGATAGAAGAATAAAAGATATAAGCCATTTATCAAAGAAAAAAGTATATGAAACTTTTATTAGTATAGGTGGAAATAATGGTTGGTTTGCCTTTGATTATCTATGGAAACTAAGAGGTTTTATCGATAAAGCTTTAGGTGGAGTGGGATTAAGAAGAGGACGAAGGGATCCATTTAAACTAAGAATTGGAGAAAGCTTAGATTTTTGGAGAGTTGTAGATGTACAAAAAGATGAAAGACTTCTTCTTTATGCACAAATGAAGTTACCAGGTGTTGCTTGGTTAGAGTTTAAAATAGAAGATAACAAACTTATTCAATCTGCTTACTTTTATCCAAAAGGTGTATTTGGGCGATTATACTGGTATTGTTTAGTACCTTTACACTATTTTGTATTTAATGATATGATTGGTGGTATTATAAAAAGAGCTTCCAATGAATAG
- the rraA gene encoding ribonuclease E activity regulator RraA, translating to MDFFTADICDEHPDKVYVLDGSFKNYGAKEKVQGTVLTVKLDRNNIELIKILRDEDGTGKIVVVDAEDEYFAVVGENLMKFAEKNNYEAIIVNGYVRDTEQIKDISVALFAKGTCPRKYIPMTQGERGIELSFGGVKFCEGDYIYADNDGIILTKEKII from the coding sequence ATGGATTTTTTTACTGCTGATATCTGTGATGAACATCCAGATAAAGTTTATGTATTAGATGGAAGTTTTAAAAATTATGGTGCAAAAGAAAAAGTGCAAGGTACTGTATTAACTGTAAAGTTAGACAGAAATAATATTGAACTAATAAAGATACTAAGAGATGAAGATGGCACAGGGAAAATAGTTGTTGTTGATGCTGAAGATGAATATTTTGCTGTAGTTGGAGAAAATCTAATGAAATTTGCAGAAAAAAACAATTATGAAGCTATCATAGTTAATGGGTATGTTAGAGATACTGAACAAATAAAAGATATCTCTGTGGCACTATTTGCTAAGGGAACTTGTCCTAGAAAATATATTCCAATGACACAAGGTGAAAGGGGAATTGAACTCTCTTTTGGTGGTGTTAAGTTTTGTGAAGGGGATTATATATATGCAGACAATGATGGAATAATCCTTACAAAAGAGAAAATCATATAA
- a CDS encoding efflux RND transporter permease subunit, translating to MIQTIIEFALKKNILNHLFLVFIFILSVFAYLKIPKEIFPPSSMDAVLISGSYAGASSDILDKIAVEEIEDELLSVSEVEKITSIIKNGSFSITAELKSGEESNLVVDDIKDIITKVKTNLPSDMDDPTVKSVTQNFPLITVAVYSKTEATKEELLDIADDVKSRIQQLKDLENVSVLGKSDKELLISFNEDKIEAFGLSNVQVVSVVQNLSSIFPVGIIKDTSRHYYLSTFNGEKDIEDIKNTKIRVGDKTLYLKDIANIEYTFADVSDKSHFNAKPNVAISISKSEEGDSIELVKKIKEITKEFETKYTNIDFDTYIDTSIWIKNRLNTVVSNILFGLMLLFVALLLFINMRIALVIAIGIPTSFMIGLISADALGYSLNMLSLLGALIALGMLVDEAIVVAENIYRHLEMGKDKFAAARDGALEMYPAVLTATATTIFAFLPILMMSGETGKFMRILPIMISILLLSSLLEAFFFLPLHAKELLKVSHEDRKSHKVWDFNKKLYHDILNFLLKGKYISLALLIGSIIFGTMVLMKSSKFKFIPDFDSTQVYITGSVGVGKKIEQTEQSVFELEKLILKKLDFKSEIQSISSVTGMKLDGKNQPEYEEFYFQIFVNLYERAPQNIFDKYINPYLSPKYDDENMIRNSSAQDIENQIKRSFDKAIDMKSFDELKVFVPKAGIVKNDIELSVSGDTRNVQKAVNTLKSQLANIKGVSNISDDALIGNYELKFKVNPYGYDLGFSEEQILSQLRPMYLKGTYSKMFDDKGIIDIVFKSENKDILASLDSLEISVPNSEQKVLLSNVVDFIKIPAYSQIFKENNKRITSVTASITNTTSNEVFEKLKPTLDSLKTSVTIDIKGEQEENEKVQREMGQAAVMAVILIFIALVWMFDSIVKSLIIISTIPLSIFGVYFGHFIMGVNITMPSLIGMVGLAGVIVNDGIIMMDFIKKSKNLEELKEYAVLRLRPILLTSITTVLGLSSLIFFPSGQALILQPMALALGFGILWATILNLYYVPMLYRIIYLRKVDK from the coding sequence ATGATCCAAACAATAATTGAATTTGCTTTAAAGAAAAATATTCTTAATCATCTTTTTTTAGTTTTTATATTTATCCTTTCAGTATTTGCTTATTTAAAAATACCAAAAGAGATATTTCCTCCTTCATCAATGGATGCAGTTTTAATCTCGGGTTCTTATGCTGGGGCTAGTTCTGATATCTTGGATAAAATTGCAGTGGAAGAGATAGAAGATGAACTTTTAAGTGTAAGTGAAGTGGAAAAAATAACTTCAATTATAAAAAATGGAAGTTTTTCTATAACAGCAGAACTTAAAAGTGGAGAGGAATCAAACCTTGTAGTAGATGATATTAAAGATATTATTACTAAAGTAAAAACAAATCTCCCTTCAGATATGGATGATCCTACAGTAAAATCTGTAACCCAAAACTTCCCTTTGATAACGGTTGCTGTTTACTCAAAAACTGAAGCTACAAAAGAAGAGTTATTGGATATTGCAGATGATGTAAAATCTAGAATTCAACAACTAAAAGATCTAGAAAATGTAAGTGTACTAGGGAAAAGTGATAAAGAGTTACTTATATCTTTTAATGAGGATAAAATAGAAGCTTTTGGACTTTCCAATGTTCAAGTTGTTTCAGTGGTACAAAATCTAAGTTCTATTTTCCCTGTTGGGATTATAAAAGATACTTCAAGACACTATTATCTAAGTACTTTCAATGGTGAGAAAGATATTGAAGATATAAAAAATACAAAAATAAGAGTAGGGGATAAAACTTTATATCTAAAAGATATTGCAAATATAGAATACACTTTTGCCGATGTAAGTGATAAATCACATTTCAATGCTAAACCTAATGTTGCTATTAGTATTAGTAAAAGTGAAGAGGGTGATTCTATTGAGTTAGTTAAAAAGATTAAAGAGATAACAAAAGAGTTTGAAACAAAATACACAAATATTGATTTCGATACATATATTGATACATCTATTTGGATTAAAAATAGACTAAATACTGTTGTTTCAAATATCCTTTTTGGTTTGATGCTTCTATTTGTTGCTTTATTACTTTTCATAAATATGAGAATTGCATTAGTTATTGCTATAGGGATACCAACTTCCTTTATGATTGGTTTAATCTCAGCTGACGCCTTAGGGTACAGTTTAAATATGTTATCCCTTCTAGGGGCTTTAATTGCCCTTGGGATGTTAGTTGATGAGGCTATTGTTGTTGCTGAGAATATTTATCGTCATTTAGAGATGGGAAAAGATAAATTTGCTGCTGCAAGAGATGGAGCATTGGAGATGTATCCTGCTGTACTTACAGCAACAGCAACAACAATATTTGCTTTTTTACCAATTCTTATGATGAGTGGTGAAACAGGTAAGTTTATGAGAATTTTACCAATAATGATATCTATACTTCTTTTAAGTTCCTTACTTGAAGCTTTTTTCTTTTTACCTCTCCATGCAAAAGAGTTATTAAAAGTTAGTCATGAAGATAGAAAATCTCACAAGGTATGGGATTTTAATAAAAAATTGTATCACGATATTTTAAATTTCCTTCTAAAGGGTAAATATATCTCTTTAGCACTTTTAATTGGTTCTATTATATTTGGAACAATGGTTTTAATGAAATCATCCAAATTTAAATTTATACCTGATTTTGATTCTACACAAGTATATATTACAGGTTCGGTTGGAGTTGGAAAGAAGATTGAACAAACAGAACAAAGTGTTTTTGAATTAGAAAAATTAATTTTAAAAAAATTAGATTTTAAAAGTGAAATACAATCTATAAGTTCCGTAACAGGAATGAAACTAGATGGAAAAAATCAACCAGAATATGAAGAGTTTTATTTTCAAATATTTGTAAATCTATATGAAAGAGCACCTCAAAATATATTTGATAAATATATTAATCCCTATTTATCTCCTAAATATGATGATGAAAATATGATTAGAAATAGTAGTGCACAAGATATAGAAAATCAAATAAAACGTAGTTTTGATAAAGCAATAGATATGAAAAGTTTTGATGAATTAAAAGTTTTTGTACCAAAAGCAGGAATTGTAAAAAATGATATAGAACTATCTGTTTCAGGTGATACAAGAAATGTACAAAAAGCTGTAAATACTTTAAAAAGTCAATTAGCAAATATTAAAGGTGTTTCAAATATTTCTGATGATGCTTTAATTGGTAATTATGAGCTAAAATTTAAGGTTAATCCTTATGGTTATGATTTAGGTTTTAGTGAGGAACAGATTTTATCCCAACTTAGACCAATGTATTTAAAAGGTACATATTCTAAAATGTTTGATGATAAAGGTATTATTGATATTGTCTTTAAAAGTGAAAATAAAGATATTTTAGCTTCATTGGATAGTCTTGAAATTAGTGTACCAAATAGTGAACAAAAAGTTTTATTATCAAATGTAGTCGATTTTATAAAAATACCTGCGTATTCGCAAATATTTAAAGAAAATAATAAAAGAATCACAAGTGTAACTGCTTCTATAACAAATACCACATCAAATGAAGTTTTTGAAAAGTTAAAACCAACTCTTGATAGTTTAAAAACAAGTGTAACTATTGATATTAAAGGTGAACAAGAAGAGAATGAAAAGGTTCAAAGGGAGATGGGACAAGCAGCAGTGATGGCTGTTATTTTAATTTTTATTGCTCTTGTATGGATGTTTGATTCTATTGTTAAATCATTAATTATAATCTCAACAATACCTTTATCTATTTTTGGTGTTTACTTTGGACATTTTATCATGGGTGTAAATATCACTATGCCAAGTTTAATTGGAATGGTTGGACTTGCTGGTGTTATTGTAAATGATGGAATTATTATGATGGATTTTATTAAAAAGTCTAAAAATTTAGAAGAGTTAAAAGAGTATGCAGTTTTAAGATTGAGACCTATTTTATTAACCTCAATCACTACAGTTTTAGGTTTAAGTAGTTTGATATTTTTCCCTTCAGGACAAGCTTTGATTTTACAACCAATGGCATTGGCTTTAGGTTTTGGAATCCTTTGGGCTACTATATTAAATCTTTATTATGTACCAATGCTTTATAGAATTATATACTTAAGAAAAGTGGATAAATAA
- a CDS encoding SH3 domain-containing protein — MKLLNFLLLIISFLVFQGCTVKQIKIADVKKYPQNPSFYIKNLKQNSIDTKKLSQSYIKKYFSPWDLEKASYSKKEAMWGNVYSKRTVYLENYRKIEQNWFKELITNANYEEYNKAKLKAITTKNVDFRVLPTNSAIFYNPKKAGEGFPFDYNQNSRVKINTPVFVSHFSKDKAWALVQSHYVLGWVRVDSLFFVDDEDIKNFKKYPLEVIVKEGYQTFNINTTENLKVGTFFPKIDDKYLLATNSGIKKVKIKENTIEAFPLKFSANNINKLLQEFIGEPYGWGGLNNHRDCSSFTQDFFTPFAIYLNRNSKAQTKGYKYIDIYKMSNKKKKEFIVNNAIPFLTLIYLRGHIMLYIGDINKEPLAMHNMWGIRTWDTLFSRGRNIVGKTVITSLEPGIELRNVDKKSTILSKIRGIVILEK; from the coding sequence TTGAAACTATTAAATTTTTTATTATTAATTATATCTTTTCTTGTTTTTCAAGGTTGTACAGTAAAACAAATAAAAATTGCTGATGTAAAAAAATATCCTCAAAATCCAAGTTTTTATATAAAAAATTTAAAACAAAATAGTATTGACACTAAAAAGCTAAGTCAATCTTATATAAAAAAGTATTTTTCACCTTGGGATTTAGAAAAAGCAAGTTACTCAAAAAAAGAGGCTATGTGGGGTAATGTTTATTCTAAAAGAACAGTATACTTAGAAAACTATAGAAAAATAGAACAAAATTGGTTTAAAGAACTAATAACAAATGCAAATTATGAAGAGTATAATAAAGCAAAATTAAAAGCTATAACAACAAAAAATGTTGATTTTAGAGTATTACCTACAAATAGTGCTATATTTTATAATCCCAAAAAAGCTGGAGAAGGTTTCCCTTTTGATTATAACCAAAATTCAAGGGTTAAAATTAATACTCCTGTTTTTGTATCTCACTTCTCAAAGGATAAGGCTTGGGCTTTAGTTCAATCCCATTATGTTTTAGGATGGGTAAGAGTAGATAGTTTATTTTTTGTAGATGATGAAGATATTAAAAATTTTAAAAAATATCCTTTAGAAGTTATAGTTAAAGAGGGATATCAAACTTTTAATATAAATACTACTGAAAACTTAAAAGTTGGAACATTTTTCCCAAAAATAGATGATAAATACCTTTTAGCAACAAACTCGGGAATAAAAAAAGTTAAGATTAAAGAAAATACTATTGAGGCTTTTCCTTTAAAATTTTCTGCAAATAATATCAATAAACTATTACAAGAGTTTATTGGTGAACCATATGGTTGGGGTGGATTAAACAACCATAGGGATTGTTCTAGTTTTACCCAAGATTTCTTTACCCCCTTTGCAATATATCTAAATAGAAACTCAAAAGCTCAAACAAAAGGTTACAAATATATAGATATTTACAAGATGTCAAACAAAAAGAAAAAAGAGTTTATTGTAAACAATGCAATACCTTTTTTAACGCTTATCTATCTAAGAGGTCATATTATGCTATATATTGGAGATATAAACAAAGAACCACTTGCTATGCATAATATGTGGGGGATAAGAACTTGGGATACTCTTTTTTCAAGGGGAAGAAATATTGTAGGAAAAACTGTAATCACCTCTTTAGAACCAGGAATAGAACTAAGAAATGTGGATAAAAAAAGTACTATATTAAGTAAAATTAGAGGGATAGTTATATTAGAAAAATAA
- a CDS encoding ComEC/Rec2 family competence protein: MDSLQLLSDKKDFFVLFLIILFILITNLSYEYFKYSKLKQEEIYEDSFRIINIYDKKDFYVLKLKNDDITFFTSINKKLKFEKLDYINIAFVTLQINFLTYLKGFYAKSIYVEQEKRDDDLKKILYKKIVSQHKQIELKQLFSALFLAIPISKEYRDIYTGLSISHLIAISGFHLSILSGIIYALVFYPYKIIQEKYFIYRNRKMDIMFIIIIILFFYLFLTDMVPSLLRSFVMFVFAIFFLRSNIKLLSYNTLLITCLFIISVFPQYIFSISLWFSLSGVFYIFLYLQYFKGLPTLISIVFFNFWIYFAFNPIVHFFFFDTSYEQLLSPVITLIFSIFYPFELFLHLINFGNLLDTYLIYLLNFSLDIKQYETSSYFFVVYIVFSFLSIFGKKYFIILNTLLMIFSINMFI; this comes from the coding sequence ATGGATAGTTTACAATTACTTTCAGACAAAAAAGATTTTTTCGTACTTTTTTTAATAATACTATTTATATTGATAACAAATCTTTCTTATGAGTATTTTAAATATTCAAAACTAAAACAAGAAGAGATATATGAAGATAGTTTTAGAATAATAAATATATATGACAAAAAAGATTTTTATGTATTAAAATTAAAAAATGATGATATTACTTTTTTTACATCAATAAACAAAAAACTAAAATTTGAAAAATTAGATTATATAAATATCGCTTTTGTAACTTTACAAATCAATTTTTTAACTTATCTAAAAGGTTTTTATGCAAAGTCAATATATGTGGAGCAAGAAAAAAGAGATGATGATCTAAAAAAGATTTTATATAAAAAAATAGTTTCTCAACATAAACAAATAGAATTAAAACAATTGTTTTCTGCCTTATTCTTAGCAATACCTATTTCAAAAGAGTATAGAGATATTTATACAGGTTTATCAATTAGTCATTTAATAGCTATATCGGGATTTCATTTATCTATTCTTTCTGGAATTATTTATGCTTTAGTTTTTTATCCGTATAAAATTATTCAGGAAAAATATTTTATATATAGAAATAGAAAGATGGATATTATGTTTATAATTATAATTATATTATTTTTTTATCTATTTCTAACTGATATGGTTCCTTCCCTATTAAGAAGTTTTGTTATGTTTGTTTTTGCTATATTCTTTCTTCGTTCAAATATTAAACTACTTTCTTATAATACATTATTAATCACTTGTCTATTTATAATTTCAGTATTTCCACAATATATATTTTCAATATCCTTATGGTTTTCATTAAGTGGAGTATTTTATATATTTTTATATTTACAATATTTTAAAGGTTTACCAACATTAATAAGTATAGTATTTTTTAATTTCTGGATATATTTTGCATTTAATCCAATAGTCCATTTTTTCTTTTTTGATACTTCTTATGAGCAACTTCTTTCCCCTGTTATTACTCTTATTTTTTCTATTTTTTATCCCTTTGAATTGTTTTTACATCTAATAAACTTTGGTAATTTATTAGATACTTATTTGATATATTTATTAAATTTTAGTTTAGATATTAAACAGTATGAAACTTCAAGCTATTTTTTTGTTGTTTATATAGTATTCAGTTTTTTAAGTATTTTTGGTAAAAAATATTTTATAATTTTAAATACATTATTAATGATATTTAGTATCAATATGTTTATTTAA